Genomic segment of Candidatus Deferrimicrobium sp.:
GACGATGGACCGGTTCGAGAGCCTCCTCGGCCGCCTGCGGATCCGGGAGCCGGAAAAGATCCGCCGGGGGATCGACCTGGTGCGCGCGTCCGTGGACACCGCCGGGTTGCTGTCGCTATGTCGGCTTCCCTCTTGACATCCCGCGGGCCTGTGTATACGGTATGCAAGGTTTGGGGGGAATCTACGTGGAGGTGCTGAAGGACGTCTCCTTCCGGGTGGCCCCCGTTTCACGGCGCGACGCCGAAGAAATGGTCCGGGAGATCCGCGCCTGGCCTCTGCTCGCCGCGTACCGTGGGAGCGAGCCCGCGGATGAGGGTGCGATCGTGGAGGCGTTGATCCGGGTATCGCGCTTGTCGTGCGACTTCCCGGAGATCCAGGAACTCGACATCAACCCGTTGCTGGTCCTGCCGAAAGGAAAAGGCATCCGTGCGATCGATTGCCGGATGACCATCGCGGAGGCCCCATGAAGCTCTACATCGCGTCGACATCTTCGTTCGCGGGGAAGACCCTCCTGGCCCTCGCCTTGGGAACGATCTGGAGGGAATCGGGGGTGAAGGTGGGGTACGTCAAGCCCCTCGGGAAGATCCCGGTGGTGCGGGAGGGGCGGCTGGTGGACGGGGATGCGACGTTCCTGGCGGACGCGCTGGCCCTGGACGCGCCGCCGGAGGCGGTCTGCCCGGTCGTGATCACCCAGGACCTGGTGATGGCCGCCTGGCGCGGCGAGGAGCTGCGCCTGCGGGGGAGGATCTCCGCCGCCGTGCGCGACGCCGAGGCCCGGTCCGAGGTGCTCCTCGTCGGGGGGACCGCGAACCTCCGGGACGGCATCTTCCTCGGGCTCTCCCCGCTGGAGTTCATCGTGAATTACGATTGCCGCGTCGTGCTCCTGGACCGGTTCGAGGGGGAGAAATCGATGGACCAGGTCCTGTCGGCCGTCGACGCCTTGGGGCCGAGGTTCCTCGGCGTGATCTTCAACCGTGTCCAGCCGGCGCAGGAAAAATTCGTACGGGATACGGTGGTTCCTTTCTTCGGTGCGCGTGGAGTGCGCGTGCTGGGGGCTGTCCCCACGGACCCCGTGCTTGGGAGCGTGAGCGTCCGCGCCCTGGCGGACTCCCTCTCCGCTTCGGTCGCGTGCGGCGGGGAAGACAGCGGGAAGGCGATGATCGAGCGGTTCTGCGTGGGTGCGATGGACGTGGAGCAGGCCCTACGAACCTTCCGGGGGATTTCCCGGAAGGCGGTCGTGACCGGCGGGCACCGCACGGATATCCAGCTGGCCGCGCTCGAGACCGACACGGTGTGCCTGGTGCTGACCGGCGGCGTAGCGCCGAACGAACTCATCCTGGCCCGTGCGCGGGAGAAGGGGGTGGCCCTCCTGGCCGTGGCCGAGGAC
This window contains:
- a CDS encoding acetate--CoA ligase family protein; protein product: MQGLGGIYVEVLKDVSFRVAPVSRRDAEEMVREIRAWPLLAAYRGSEPADEGAIVEALIRVSRLSCDFPEIQELDINPLLVLPKGKGIRAIDCRMTIAEAP
- a CDS encoding phosphotransacetylase family protein, with product MKLYIASTSSFAGKTLLALALGTIWRESGVKVGYVKPLGKIPVVREGRLVDGDATFLADALALDAPPEAVCPVVITQDLVMAAWRGEELRLRGRISAAVRDAEARSEVLLVGGTANLRDGIFLGLSPLEFIVNYDCRVVLLDRFEGEKSMDQVLSAVDALGPRFLGVIFNRVQPAQEKFVRDTVVPFFGARGVRVLGAVPTDPVLGSVSVRALADSLSASVACGGEDSGKAMIERFCVGAMDVEQALRTFRGISRKAVVTGGHRTDIQLAALETDTVCLVLTGGVAPNELILARAREKGVALLAVAEDTMATVDRFESLLGRLRIREPEKIRRGVDLVRASVDTAGLLSLCRLPS